The following coding sequences are from one Paenibacillus tundrae window:
- a CDS encoding DUF421 domain-containing protein: MDWIWKSILLVLVGMLLLRIAGRKSISQMSVATTVIMISIGTTIVQPIANHELGKAIGSATVFIATLLAVEVLQLKFNFFERLMSGSSKIVVEDGKIIVPNLNKMRYTVDQLEMHLRQSGISSVEDLETATVEPNGQLGYVLKRHARPVTIGDLELLLQGQNPNVKQDNNSGNIFNEVSQGEHQEPVDPMLR; this comes from the coding sequence ATGGATTGGATATGGAAATCGATCTTACTTGTTCTGGTGGGTATGCTTTTATTGCGCATTGCGGGGCGTAAGTCCATCTCACAGATGAGTGTTGCAACCACGGTCATTATGATCTCAATCGGAACAACGATTGTACAGCCTATTGCGAATCATGAGCTTGGCAAAGCCATTGGATCAGCAACTGTTTTTATTGCGACTTTACTGGCTGTAGAGGTGCTTCAGTTGAAATTCAATTTTTTCGAACGGCTGATGAGTGGTAGCTCCAAAATTGTTGTTGAAGACGGCAAAATCATTGTGCCCAATCTGAACAAGATGCGTTATACCGTGGATCAGTTAGAGATGCATCTGCGCCAAAGTGGCATCTCTAGTGTGGAAGACCTGGAAACGGCAACTGTAGAACCAAACGGTCAATTGGGCTATGTATTGAAAAGACATGCGCGTCCAGTCACGATTGGAGATTTGGAGCTATTGCTTCAGGGTCAGAATCCTAATGTAAAACAGGATAATAATTCAGGAAACATTTTCAATGAAGTCAGCCAGGGTGAGCATCAGGAGCCAGTTGATCCTATGCTACGCTGA
- a CDS encoding serine/threonine protein kinase, with protein sequence MRKDNYKMALQRNVILNDTYQVRQVLACSELAIVYIGRDRNTGAKVAIKEFFPQSLASRQSDKRSVYCSSRGYSGQYQELLASFLIEGELLSGLNHPHIIQYVDHFEANDTGYLVMEYCTGTMLNDYLKERNHALDAAFIKGTLLPIIDTVEHIHKQGILHRDLKPSNIMVMEDGTPKLLDFGSAVRWPMPSGEKQVIFTSAGYSPLEFYSEKSSQGPMSDIYSLAALLHYWTCGQPPMDVKQRLFQDELPSVRSHNEYVNPWLAHVIHWGLSVRSEKRCASLRWVRRSLQMQALVWKVRKPGTVEWSLAENEHTQIYEAESGKQHETA encoded by the coding sequence ATGAGAAAAGATAACTACAAAATGGCACTGCAACGCAATGTTATATTGAACGATACATATCAAGTAAGACAAGTCCTAGCTTGTAGCGAGCTGGCTATTGTATACATAGGAAGAGATCGGAATACAGGCGCGAAAGTTGCGATCAAAGAATTCTTCCCTCAAAGTCTGGCTTCCCGTCAGTCTGACAAACGGAGTGTGTATTGTTCCTCACGAGGATACAGTGGACAGTATCAAGAGTTACTTGCTTCTTTCCTAATTGAAGGAGAGCTGTTATCTGGTCTGAATCATCCTCATATTATTCAATATGTAGATCATTTTGAAGCGAATGATACCGGCTACCTTGTGATGGAATACTGTACGGGGACGATGTTGAATGATTATTTGAAAGAACGTAATCATGCATTGGATGCTGCTTTTATCAAAGGCACGCTTCTTCCGATTATCGATACCGTTGAACATATACATAAGCAAGGCATTCTGCATCGGGATCTGAAACCTTCTAACATTATGGTGATGGAGGATGGTACGCCTAAATTATTAGATTTCGGTTCTGCCGTTCGGTGGCCGATGCCATCTGGTGAGAAACAGGTCATTTTCACATCTGCTGGATATTCTCCGCTCGAATTTTATTCAGAGAAGTCCAGTCAAGGGCCGATGTCCGATATATATAGTCTAGCAGCACTGCTTCATTACTGGACATGTGGACAGCCGCCGATGGATGTGAAGCAGCGTCTATTCCAGGATGAACTCCCGTCAGTGCGTTCGCACAATGAATATGTGAATCCATGGCTCGCTCATGTCATTCACTGGGGACTATCCGTTCGTTCCGAGAAGCGTTGTGCTTCGCTACGGTGGGTGAGAAGATCATTGCAGATGCAGGCTTTGGTGTGGAAAGTGCGTAAACCGGGAACGGTGGAGTGGTCATTGGCTGAGAATGAACATACTCAGATCTACGAAGCGGAGTCAGGCAAACAGCACGAGACCGCCTGA
- a CDS encoding nitroreductase family protein, with translation MKVNQLTPVAQTIMDRRTIRQFKSTPVPQELLLSLLNTANWAPNHGLREPWRYIQFSGDSRHLFTEAVLDALSADDRRRYEESRRAEYAIIPLHLIVVMKEDPRSKQWIEDFGAVCSWIQSFQLAAWEQGLGVVWKTNAYQFSPNFREMAGVQPGERIVGVLHIGYPEVIPQPRPRTAAEDKLTIFN, from the coding sequence ATGAAGGTCAATCAGCTAACACCCGTAGCACAGACGATTATGGATCGCAGGACAATCAGGCAGTTCAAGAGTACTCCCGTTCCTCAGGAGCTGTTGCTGTCGTTGTTAAATACAGCCAACTGGGCACCTAATCATGGCTTGCGTGAGCCTTGGCGTTATATTCAATTTTCGGGTGATTCCCGTCATCTATTTACAGAAGCGGTGCTGGATGCCCTGTCGGCCGATGACCGTCGTAGATATGAAGAGTCACGTAGAGCCGAGTATGCAATCATTCCGCTGCACTTAATTGTGGTGATGAAGGAAGACCCTCGTTCGAAACAATGGATTGAGGATTTTGGTGCAGTATGTAGCTGGATACAGAGTTTCCAGTTGGCTGCGTGGGAGCAGGGACTTGGGGTTGTGTGGAAAACAAATGCATACCAGTTCTCTCCTAATTTCCGTGAGATGGCAGGGGTACAACCAGGCGAACGGATCGTAGGTGTACTGCACATTGGTTATCCCGAAGTCATTCCTCAGCCACGTCCGCGAACTGCTGCAGAAGATAAACTAACGATATTTAATTAG
- a CDS encoding transcriptional regulator has protein sequence MDIINQTNRTMLFEEINPEKLDLITIVGDVKGIDSLSDDKIKEINEHLLVRSFDEFLDKFSPSVYSFFNAVNQKVMYTLKKPEGIPDEAISEIKIDQSNDFLRMLFTLIDTKRSQGITNVDFKFENLLDMISPKKVMDDIRQVRKEIHYMYGQHEKLDDGDPKKLDIGDKLNVMFEEASRNYNNVMAMLPLAIEDIKTRLLLGRAQEETSSEAIQVGQLTIGESGELKIIEAPKSDNNELMLLDEASSTDLTQVFAEDYNSLSETPSPYVQDLVVRTFSPLPAVQTDVDTSVEVQNYNTYLEFYKNAKDDFVKTVKPLVEKILGVKMFFDQYATKNKGMVPSMLISNTKLDMLVKSSNIPRLETYLNTVNAKNDFSDTIWFGIVPSVELENTSQVKVSRTRFRGNDKVVKQDGNSMESLTMLLQVVKDYKVQVFFSFESGEETTFSSMATAGIDKYIEKCSVLTRKEYSEFAIPSAPNFTIIPKEKSGVVIDSRMLQTEHGVELSKEKEDILRLWIEGVYVGASYVSAGIVAAYQCPEYLRGAFKTVNRDYPGVRFDIEAGDNSLRVVTTMTKEISGFTNTIKDSINRKNFGFIFSSENAQIQDSDIKRITVYKARSMAMSEDGFDSLYKTLVSTYIERLLRFQTGDFKHENIVKFFSNNPSSQKSRWLGTRGSINSIIQEGDDMSFIIDEKSNMCHIDLVFNGNVKNLEVMITKGTSAMKV, from the coding sequence ATGGACATTATTAATCAAACGAACCGAACGATGCTTTTTGAAGAGATCAATCCCGAGAAGTTGGATCTCATCACAATCGTTGGTGACGTGAAGGGCATTGATAGCCTGAGCGATGACAAAATCAAAGAGATTAACGAGCACTTGCTTGTTCGCAGCTTTGATGAGTTTCTGGATAAGTTCTCACCGAGCGTATATTCATTTTTCAATGCGGTGAACCAGAAAGTCATGTATACGCTTAAAAAACCGGAAGGTATTCCGGATGAAGCCATCTCGGAGATCAAAATTGATCAGAGCAATGATTTTCTAAGAATGTTGTTTACCTTGATCGATACAAAGCGTAGCCAAGGCATTACCAACGTAGATTTCAAGTTTGAGAATCTGCTCGACATGATCTCCCCGAAAAAAGTGATGGATGACATCCGCCAAGTGCGGAAGGAAATTCACTACATGTACGGCCAGCACGAGAAGCTGGATGATGGAGATCCTAAGAAGCTGGATATCGGCGACAAATTGAATGTGATGTTCGAGGAAGCTAGCCGGAATTACAACAATGTCATGGCGATGCTACCGCTTGCAATTGAAGATATCAAAACCCGTTTGTTATTGGGTCGTGCACAGGAAGAGACCTCTTCCGAAGCGATTCAAGTGGGTCAACTGACCATCGGTGAGAGCGGAGAATTGAAAATTATCGAAGCTCCTAAATCGGATAACAACGAGTTGATGTTATTGGATGAAGCAAGTAGTACAGATCTGACTCAGGTATTTGCCGAGGATTATAATTCATTGTCCGAGACACCTTCACCTTATGTTCAGGATCTGGTTGTTCGTACATTCTCCCCACTTCCTGCGGTACAGACCGATGTGGATACATCCGTGGAGGTACAGAACTACAATACATACCTGGAGTTTTACAAAAACGCCAAGGATGACTTTGTCAAAACAGTGAAGCCGTTGGTGGAGAAGATTTTGGGTGTCAAAATGTTCTTTGATCAATATGCAACGAAGAACAAAGGTATGGTTCCTTCCATGCTGATCTCCAACACGAAGCTGGATATGCTTGTGAAGAGTAGCAATATTCCACGGCTAGAGACGTACCTTAACACGGTTAACGCGAAGAATGACTTTTCGGATACGATCTGGTTCGGGATTGTACCTTCGGTTGAACTGGAGAATACAAGCCAAGTTAAGGTCAGTCGTACTCGTTTCCGTGGTAATGACAAGGTGGTTAAGCAGGACGGGAATAGTATGGAATCCCTGACAATGCTTCTGCAAGTCGTGAAGGACTACAAAGTCCAGGTCTTCTTCAGTTTTGAATCCGGAGAAGAGACGACGTTCAGCAGTATGGCTACCGCTGGCATTGATAAGTACATTGAGAAATGTTCTGTGTTAACGCGGAAGGAATATAGTGAGTTTGCGATTCCAAGTGCGCCGAATTTCACCATTATTCCGAAGGAGAAGTCAGGTGTAGTCATCGACAGCCGTATGCTTCAAACCGAGCATGGTGTTGAGCTCTCGAAGGAAAAAGAAGATATCCTGAGACTTTGGATCGAGGGTGTTTATGTAGGAGCATCTTATGTATCTGCTGGTATTGTGGCAGCTTATCAATGTCCGGAGTATCTGCGTGGAGCATTCAAAACGGTCAACCGCGATTATCCAGGGGTGCGTTTTGATATCGAAGCTGGCGATAACAGTCTGCGTGTTGTTACGACGATGACCAAGGAAATTTCGGGTTTCACGAACACTATTAAGGATTCGATTAACCGGAAGAACTTTGGATTTATTTTCTCATCGGAAAATGCTCAGATTCAGGACAGTGATATCAAACGAATCACCGTGTATAAAGCTAGAAGCATGGCGATGTCCGAAGATGGATTTGATTCCTTGTATAAGACACTTGTTAGCACATACATTGAACGCTTGCTCCGTTTCCAAACCGGTGATTTCAAGCATGAAAATATCGTCAAATTCTTCAGCAACAATCCGAGCAGTCAAAAGAGCCGGTGGCTGGGAACTCGTGGATCGATCAATTCGATCATTCAAGAGGGTGATGACATGAGCTTTATCATCGATGAGAAGAGCAATATGTGCCATATTGACCTGGTCTTCAACGGTAACGTGAAGAATCTTGAGGTCATGATTACCAAAGGCACAAGTGCAATGAAAGTCTAG
- a CDS encoding vWA domain-containing protein yields MILIKFKKAWLTLLVVSILLPNWDTGNVHADSSVKTQAYEGLDAMFVLDVSYSMNETDKDRIAEEVIHMFMDMSSGPKTRLGFVAYNDKITSSVPLMDISSSGARNNLRSRVDGLKRSGYTDLGLGLRRGASLLEQSKTDQRKPFMILLSDGETDLRGSTNRTPADSSKDVDKVIQMAQQAGYPIYTVGLNRDGTVNPAELERIAKETGGSSFITGSADDLPEIFNRIFADQIQSVLVSVAAVTATGAMQEVTVDIPNSSMADANIIMLSDHAVSEAQLYYQSSNVSFIRSDKYALMKIIRPVKGQFKLKFKGRSGDLVKINLLGNYNVSASANMATELPVKGQSITFNAALYDQATEPKPIQDLDVYKGLEAELIVSTSEGTSERVALTNTGSGFTGNYTFPKSDLYTWGLRIDGPDFYREITPVEVDITNQAPVSTGTSMDLSKDDGDAYLDLNTYFEDANNDPLTYTLGAAQNASTLGNASINGNMLHLSSLHTGSSFVQITATDSEGASVTTDIPLRIHSLREKIFLFTGLGILAAGGIFALYWFVLKPKPVFRGRLEGYFLATASGEDIPVTHWPLTSLNSRKVSLNELFARMDIGVRVPEAGRIWLEAGKKETLLIRHDTNCTVVRGRTPVKRRHTEALEYNEKLYVTFEDGITEIEIRYKPIKPSTNISVGQRREPYQP; encoded by the coding sequence ATGATATTAATTAAATTCAAAAAAGCATGGCTTACCCTATTGGTGGTGAGCATCTTACTTCCCAATTGGGACACTGGAAACGTGCACGCAGATTCATCTGTCAAGACCCAGGCTTATGAAGGCCTAGATGCTATGTTTGTTCTAGACGTTAGCTACTCAATGAATGAGACTGACAAAGATCGCATTGCCGAAGAAGTTATACATATGTTTATGGATATGAGTAGTGGACCTAAGACCCGGCTTGGCTTTGTAGCCTATAATGACAAGATCACATCATCTGTACCTTTGATGGATATCTCATCTTCCGGAGCTCGCAATAATCTTCGCAGCCGTGTGGATGGATTGAAGCGTTCAGGTTATACAGATCTTGGACTCGGTTTACGCCGAGGTGCCAGCTTGCTTGAACAATCTAAGACAGATCAACGTAAACCATTTATGATTTTGTTATCTGATGGGGAGACAGACTTAAGGGGTTCAACCAATCGAACACCTGCCGATTCTTCCAAAGATGTCGACAAGGTAATTCAAATGGCACAACAAGCCGGTTATCCGATCTATACTGTTGGGCTTAACCGAGATGGAACTGTAAATCCTGCTGAACTTGAACGAATTGCCAAAGAAACAGGTGGTTCTTCCTTTATCACCGGAAGTGCAGACGACTTACCCGAGATTTTCAATCGAATTTTTGCCGATCAGATTCAATCCGTTCTCGTTTCTGTAGCTGCTGTTACAGCAACTGGGGCAATGCAAGAGGTCACAGTAGACATTCCGAATTCAAGTATGGCGGATGCGAATATCATCATGCTCTCGGATCATGCGGTCTCTGAGGCTCAGCTCTATTATCAATCCAGCAATGTGAGCTTTATCCGTTCAGACAAATATGCTTTGATGAAGATTATTCGTCCGGTTAAAGGACAGTTCAAATTGAAATTCAAAGGACGTAGCGGAGATCTTGTGAAGATTAACCTGCTCGGCAATTACAACGTTTCTGCATCTGCAAATATGGCAACTGAGCTGCCAGTCAAGGGACAGAGCATTACGTTTAACGCTGCGTTATACGATCAAGCTACTGAGCCAAAGCCAATTCAGGATCTGGATGTATACAAAGGTCTTGAAGCTGAGCTAATCGTGAGCACATCGGAAGGAACGAGTGAACGCGTAGCTCTAACGAATACAGGCAGTGGGTTTACGGGGAATTATACGTTTCCGAAGTCTGATCTATATACATGGGGACTCCGCATCGACGGTCCAGACTTTTATCGAGAGATCACTCCGGTTGAAGTAGATATTACGAACCAAGCCCCTGTAAGTACAGGCACTTCCATGGATTTGTCCAAAGATGACGGGGATGCTTATCTGGATCTAAATACATATTTTGAAGATGCTAATAATGACCCTTTAACTTATACGCTCGGTGCAGCTCAGAATGCCAGTACACTTGGTAATGCGAGCATTAATGGAAATATGCTGCACTTGTCTTCTCTTCACACCGGTAGTTCGTTCGTTCAGATTACAGCAACGGATTCCGAAGGCGCGAGTGTGACCACCGACATCCCATTGCGGATTCACTCTTTACGTGAAAAGATTTTCTTATTTACTGGCTTGGGGATCCTTGCCGCAGGTGGGATCTTTGCTTTGTATTGGTTTGTGTTGAAGCCTAAGCCTGTGTTTCGCGGAAGGTTGGAGGGTTATTTTCTTGCAACAGCGAGTGGTGAAGATATTCCGGTTACCCATTGGCCTCTAACTTCGCTGAACAGTCGAAAGGTGAGCTTAAATGAGCTTTTTGCTCGAATGGATATTGGAGTGAGGGTACCCGAAGCAGGCAGAATTTGGCTGGAAGCAGGCAAAAAAGAAACATTGCTGATCCGGCATGATACGAATTGCACCGTCGTTCGAGGTCGAACACCTGTGAAACGGCGCCATACGGAGGCTCTGGAGTATAATGAAAAGTTATATGTTACCTTCGAGGATGGAATTACCGAGATTGAAATTCGTTACAAGCCTATTAAACCGAGTACCAATATTTCAGTTGGGCAACGGAGAGAACCGTACCAGCCATAG
- a CDS encoding ABC transporter ATP-binding protein has protein sequence MELNVENISITVQNTDIIRNISLQVKEKQFVGLIGPNGCGKSTLLKSIYKVIKPQQGNVFLDHTDILKSSPKVVARHMGVVGQFNELSFDFTVREMVMMGRTPHKKLLETDNGRDLEIVEQALEKVHLNGHADRNYISLSGGEKQRVVLARVLAQQPEFLILDEPTNHLDIKYQLQILNIVKSLDIGILAALHDLELAASYCDHLYVVKQGQIVVHGKPADILTREMIGEVFEVDCEIYQNPVTGGLGIAYLSTR, from the coding sequence ATGGAACTGAATGTAGAGAACATATCCATCACGGTGCAGAACACAGATATTATTCGTAATATTTCTTTGCAGGTAAAAGAAAAGCAGTTCGTTGGCTTGATCGGACCTAACGGTTGTGGCAAATCCACGCTGCTCAAGAGCATCTATAAGGTCATTAAGCCCCAGCAGGGCAATGTATTTTTGGATCATACGGATATATTGAAGTCCAGTCCCAAAGTCGTTGCTCGGCATATGGGTGTAGTGGGTCAGTTTAACGAGTTGAGCTTCGATTTTACGGTGCGTGAGATGGTCATGATGGGACGTACCCCGCATAAGAAGTTGCTGGAGACGGATAATGGACGGGATCTTGAAATTGTCGAGCAGGCTTTGGAAAAGGTACATCTAAACGGACACGCAGACCGTAACTATATTTCGTTGTCCGGCGGGGAGAAGCAGCGTGTTGTGTTGGCTCGTGTGCTGGCTCAGCAACCCGAATTTCTGATATTGGACGAGCCGACCAATCATCTGGATATTAAATACCAGCTACAGATTCTCAATATCGTGAAAAGCCTCGATATCGGAATTCTGGCTGCGCTGCACGATCTTGAACTCGCCGCTTCGTATTGTGATCATCTCTACGTGGTGAAGCAGGGACAGATTGTGGTTCATGGTAAACCTGCCGATATATTAACCCGCGAGATGATTGGTGAAGTGTTTGAGGTAGATTGTGAAATCTACCAAAATCCCGTAACAGGTGGGCTTGGGATTGCTTATCTAAGCACACGGTAA
- the rnhA gene encoding ribonuclease H — translation MAKSKYYVVWEGKQPGVYSTWAECKAQTDQYTGAKYKSYESKAAAEEAYRAGWKGNWGTGAKGSSKTKAGSSGRSAGMETSEEVDYDSISVDVGTRGNPGPVEYKGVDTRTGEIIFSVGPISKGTNNLGEFLAIVHALAHLKKEGSNKTVYTDSVNAMKWLKQKAVSTTLPRDSSTEEIWLMIDRAEQWLRTNTYSNKVLKWQTKQWGEIKADYGRK, via the coding sequence ATGGCCAAATCTAAATATTATGTTGTCTGGGAAGGCAAACAGCCAGGTGTATATAGTACGTGGGCAGAATGCAAGGCGCAGACAGATCAATATACTGGGGCTAAATATAAGTCATACGAATCCAAAGCTGCGGCAGAAGAAGCGTATCGTGCAGGTTGGAAAGGCAATTGGGGCACTGGTGCTAAGGGTTCGTCCAAGACGAAGGCAGGAAGCAGTGGACGTAGTGCTGGCATGGAAACCTCCGAAGAGGTCGATTATGACAGCATTTCGGTTGATGTAGGTACACGAGGTAATCCAGGGCCGGTAGAATATAAAGGAGTGGATACTCGTACTGGTGAGATCATCTTCTCGGTTGGCCCAATCTCAAAAGGCACCAACAATCTTGGAGAATTTCTAGCGATTGTACATGCACTGGCTCATCTTAAGAAAGAGGGCAGTAATAAGACGGTGTACACCGACTCAGTCAATGCGATGAAATGGTTGAAGCAAAAGGCGGTATCGACCACATTGCCGCGAGATTCTTCAACAGAAGAAATCTGGCTTATGATTGACCGTGCAGAGCAGTGGCTGCGAACCAACACATACAGTAATAAAGTGCTGAAATGGCAGACCAAACAATGGGGCGAAATTAAGGCGGATTATGGCCGAAAATAA
- a CDS encoding alpha/beta fold hydrolase translates to MSSIYRSEEGKSCILEEYEAYVDQLGEGFTREYVETRFGQTHVLLTGPKDGKPLFILQGGNCVNPMTLSWFSSLFKDYRIIAPDTIGHPGYSEDTRISARFDSLAMWVTDLLDHYEIEQSAFIGPSFGGGIILRLATYIPDRIACSVLVAPAGLIARSKMKVAQDFMLPIVTYRMTSSPNSLQKIADTMSCNCMKEVDKNIIGKIFKHVSLEQDMPKLTDREELLNYTAPTLLLAGEKDIFFPGDKLIERARKIIPNVRTVKYDTGHYPSQDVLVQMNEEIKLFLQENY, encoded by the coding sequence ATGAGTTCCATTTACAGAAGTGAAGAAGGTAAGAGTTGTATTCTTGAGGAATACGAGGCATATGTAGATCAGTTGGGTGAGGGCTTTACGCGTGAGTATGTTGAAACACGTTTTGGACAGACCCATGTGTTATTGACTGGTCCTAAGGACGGCAAGCCGTTATTTATTCTCCAAGGCGGGAATTGTGTGAATCCGATGACGCTGTCATGGTTCTCTTCCTTATTTAAGGATTATCGAATTATTGCACCGGATACCATTGGTCACCCCGGCTATAGTGAGGATACCCGAATCTCCGCGAGGTTTGATAGCTTGGCGATGTGGGTGACGGATCTGCTAGATCACTATGAGATTGAGCAAAGTGCCTTTATCGGTCCTTCCTTTGGCGGTGGAATTATTCTGAGACTCGCAACGTATATTCCGGATCGAATTGCGTGCTCCGTTCTAGTTGCACCAGCGGGACTGATTGCTCGTTCCAAAATGAAAGTGGCTCAGGACTTCATGCTTCCGATTGTGACTTACCGAATGACTTCTTCACCGAATTCGCTGCAAAAAATTGCAGATACCATGTCTTGTAACTGTATGAAGGAAGTAGATAAGAACATCATCGGCAAAATTTTCAAACATGTAAGTCTGGAACAGGATATGCCGAAGCTGACCGACCGAGAAGAATTGTTGAACTACACTGCCCCAACACTACTCTTGGCAGGTGAGAAGGATATCTTTTTCCCAGGAGATAAGTTGATTGAGAGAGCACGAAAGATTATCCCGAATGTGAGAACCGTTAAGTATGATACCGGACATTATCCATCCCAGGATGTGCTGGTTCAGATGAACGAGGAGATTAAGCTTTTCTTACAAGAGAATTATTAA